A portion of the Ricinus communis isolate WT05 ecotype wild-type chromosome 10, ASM1957865v1, whole genome shotgun sequence genome contains these proteins:
- the LOC8285755 gene encoding rhomboid-like protein 15 isoform X2 → MRPNIVTEAGLPTRVGQWWESIPFLTSAIVIVCGTIYLACLLIGYDSFFEICFLPSAIISHFQVYRIYTSILFHGSLLHVFFNMMALVPLGSELERIMGSVRLLYLTILLATSNAIFHLFIATLVAHNPFHSDQHLINECAIGFSGILFSMIVIETSLSGVQSRSVFGLFNVPAKWYAFILLVVFQLLMTNVSLLGHLCGILSGFAYTYGLFNFLMPGSSFYSSIEASSWLSSCVRRPKFIMCTGGNPTAYIPTYSSQNMNTGGLFSGNIWRNLSSWMPQRETSSQSTEDNRFPGRGRTLSSTGSQTIPAVSSDSNLQARLLDNSNSNLSSNLAATGTPGRLTDGRRSSVDNAVSAALEGPMHHQDSVASDEEIQKLVSMGFDKTQVEIALAAADGDLNVAVEILMSQQG, encoded by the exons ATGAGACCTAACATTGTCACCGAG GCAGGATTACCTACTAGAGTGGGGCAATGGTGGGAAAGCATTCCATTTCTAACTTCTGCAATAGTGATTGTTTGTGGTACTATTTACTTGGCTTGTCTCTTGATTGGATATGATTCCTTTTTCGAAATTTGCTTCTTGCCATCTGCGATTATATCACATTTTCAAG TTTACAGGATCTATACATCTATTCTCTTTCATGGTTCATTGCTTCATGTCTTCTTCAACATGATGGCTTTGGTACCTTTAGGTTCTGAACTAGAGAGAATCATGGGATCCGTCCGCTTACTTTACTTGACAATTTTATTAGCTACAAGCAATGCTATTTTCCATCTTTTTATTGCGACGTTGGTAGCCCATAATCCTTTCCATTCAGATCAGCATCTCATAAATGAGTGTGCAATAGGCTTCTCtggaatattattttctatgatCGTGATAGAGACAAGTTTGAGTGGAGTCCAGTCAAGAAG TGTGTTTGGTCTATTTAATGTTCCTGCTAAGTG GTATGCTTTTATCTTATTGGTAGTATTCCAGCTGCTAATGACAAATGTCTCTTTACTTGGACACCTGTGTGGCATCTTGTCTGGATTTGCAT ATACCTATGGCTTATTCAACTTCCTCATGCCTGGATCATCTTTCTATTCTTCCATTGAGGCCTCGTCTTGGCTT TCTTCTTGTGTTAGACGGCCTAAATTTATTATGTGCACTGGCGGGAATCCTACAGCGTACATACCCACATATTCCAGCCAAAATATGAACACTGG TGGATTATTTTCTGGAAATATATGGAGGAACTTATCTTCATGGATGCCTCAGAGGGAAACATCTTCCCAG TCAACAGAAGATAACAGGTTTCCTGGGAGGGGAAGGACCCTTAGCTCTACTGGCAGTCAAACAATTCCTGCTGTCAGCTCAGATTCAAACTTGCAGGCTAGACTCTTGGACAATAGTAACTCCAACCTTTCATCAAATTTGGCTGCAACGGGTACACCGGGGAGGCTAACAGATGGAAG GAGGTCATCAGTAGATAATGCAGTTTCAGCAGCTCTAGAGGGCCCCATGCACCATCAG GATTCAGTTGCTTCTGACGAAGAAATCCAAAAGCTTGTATCTATGGGTTTTGATAAG ACACAAGTAGAAATTGCACTGGCAGCTGCTGATGGAGATCTTAATGTAGCAGTTGAAATTCTTATGAGCCAGCAA GGATAA
- the LOC8285755 gene encoding rhomboid-like protein 15 isoform X1 gives MRPNIVTEAGLPTRVGQWWESIPFLTSAIVIVCGTIYLACLLIGYDSFFEICFLPSAIISHFQVYRIYTSILFHGSLLHVFFNMMALVPLGSELERIMGSVRLLYLTILLATSNAIFHLFIATLVAHNPFHSDQHLINECAIGFSGILFSMIVIETSLSGVQSRSVFGLFNVPAKWYAFILLVVFQLLMTNVSLLGHLCGILSGFAYTYGLFNFLMPGSSFYSSIEASSWLSSCVRRPKFIMCTGGNPTAYIPTYSSQNMNTGGLFSGNIWRNLSSWMPQRETSSQSTEDNRFPGRGRTLSSTGSQTIPAVSSDSNLQARLLDNSNSNLSSNLAATGTPGRLTDGRRSSVDNAVSAALEGPMHHQDSVASDEEIQKLVSMGFDKTQVEIALAAADGDLNVAVEILMSQQVGV, from the exons ATGAGACCTAACATTGTCACCGAG GCAGGATTACCTACTAGAGTGGGGCAATGGTGGGAAAGCATTCCATTTCTAACTTCTGCAATAGTGATTGTTTGTGGTACTATTTACTTGGCTTGTCTCTTGATTGGATATGATTCCTTTTTCGAAATTTGCTTCTTGCCATCTGCGATTATATCACATTTTCAAG TTTACAGGATCTATACATCTATTCTCTTTCATGGTTCATTGCTTCATGTCTTCTTCAACATGATGGCTTTGGTACCTTTAGGTTCTGAACTAGAGAGAATCATGGGATCCGTCCGCTTACTTTACTTGACAATTTTATTAGCTACAAGCAATGCTATTTTCCATCTTTTTATTGCGACGTTGGTAGCCCATAATCCTTTCCATTCAGATCAGCATCTCATAAATGAGTGTGCAATAGGCTTCTCtggaatattattttctatgatCGTGATAGAGACAAGTTTGAGTGGAGTCCAGTCAAGAAG TGTGTTTGGTCTATTTAATGTTCCTGCTAAGTG GTATGCTTTTATCTTATTGGTAGTATTCCAGCTGCTAATGACAAATGTCTCTTTACTTGGACACCTGTGTGGCATCTTGTCTGGATTTGCAT ATACCTATGGCTTATTCAACTTCCTCATGCCTGGATCATCTTTCTATTCTTCCATTGAGGCCTCGTCTTGGCTT TCTTCTTGTGTTAGACGGCCTAAATTTATTATGTGCACTGGCGGGAATCCTACAGCGTACATACCCACATATTCCAGCCAAAATATGAACACTGG TGGATTATTTTCTGGAAATATATGGAGGAACTTATCTTCATGGATGCCTCAGAGGGAAACATCTTCCCAG TCAACAGAAGATAACAGGTTTCCTGGGAGGGGAAGGACCCTTAGCTCTACTGGCAGTCAAACAATTCCTGCTGTCAGCTCAGATTCAAACTTGCAGGCTAGACTCTTGGACAATAGTAACTCCAACCTTTCATCAAATTTGGCTGCAACGGGTACACCGGGGAGGCTAACAGATGGAAG GAGGTCATCAGTAGATAATGCAGTTTCAGCAGCTCTAGAGGGCCCCATGCACCATCAG GATTCAGTTGCTTCTGACGAAGAAATCCAAAAGCTTGTATCTATGGGTTTTGATAAG ACACAAGTAGAAATTGCACTGGCAGCTGCTGATGGAGATCTTAATGTAGCAGTTGAAATTCTTATGAGCCAGCAAGTGGGTGTCTGA